One Persicobacter psychrovividus DNA window includes the following coding sequences:
- a CDS encoding ribose-phosphate pyrophosphokinase, with amino-acid sequence MSAVKIFSGTESQYLAEKIAHQYGTEVGDVKISKFSDGEMCPAFQESVRGCDVFIIQSTFAPSDNLMEVLLMVDAARRASAKYVTVVAPYFGYARQDRKDKPRVPIAAKLVANLLTAAGADRIMTCDLHAGQIQAFFDIPVDHLEGATVFVPYLASLGLENLLFAAPDVGGTKRARDLAKIFRSNMVICDKHRERANEVASMQVIGDVTGADVIIVDDIIDTGGTLCKAADILLEKGAKSVRAVITHPILSGKAYENIENSSLTELVVTDTIPLRQESSKIKVLSVGELFGKAIRKIHDNESISSLFIKGMSI; translated from the coding sequence ATGTCTGCGGTAAAAATCTTCTCCGGTACTGAGTCTCAATATTTAGCTGAAAAAATCGCCCACCAGTATGGTACAGAGGTTGGTGATGTAAAAATCAGTAAATTTAGTGATGGCGAAATGTGCCCTGCCTTCCAAGAGTCCGTTCGTGGCTGTGATGTATTCATCATTCAATCTACTTTTGCTCCATCAGACAATTTGATGGAAGTTTTATTAATGGTAGATGCTGCCCGTCGTGCTTCGGCAAAATACGTAACTGTTGTAGCCCCTTACTTTGGCTATGCTCGTCAAGATCGTAAAGATAAGCCAAGAGTGCCTATCGCTGCCAAATTAGTAGCTAATCTGCTTACTGCTGCTGGTGCTGATCGCATCATGACTTGTGACCTACACGCTGGTCAAATTCAAGCATTCTTCGATATTCCTGTGGATCACCTTGAAGGAGCGACTGTATTTGTTCCTTATTTGGCTTCTTTGGGCTTAGAGAACCTTTTGTTCGCAGCTCCAGATGTTGGAGGAACAAAACGTGCGCGTGACCTTGCCAAGATTTTCCGTTCCAATATGGTGATCTGTGACAAGCATCGTGAGCGTGCCAACGAGGTAGCTTCTATGCAGGTGATTGGTGATGTTACTGGTGCTGATGTTATCATTGTTGATGATATCATCGATACAGGCGGGACCTTGTGCAAAGCAGCTGATATTCTATTGGAAAAAGGTGCTAAATCTGTTCGCGCAGTCATTACACACCCTATCCTTTCAGGAAAGGCTTATGAAAACATTGAGAATTCTTCCTTGACTGAATTGGTGGTTACAGATACCATTCCATTGCGTCAGGAGTCTTCAAAAATCAAAGTATTGTCTGTTGGTGAGCTTTTCGGTAAGGCGATCCGTAAGATTCACGACAATGAGTCGATCTCTTCTTTGTTCATCAAAGGCATGTCTATTTAA
- the pth gene encoding aminoacyl-tRNA hydrolase: protein MKYLIVGLGNIGPEYELTRHNIGFLTLDRLADSKNVAFQTDRLAFKTEYKFKGRHIHLIKPTTYMNLSGKAVRHWMNELKIPKENVLVIVDDLALPFGKLRMRAKGSAAGHNGLKNIEELTGGQNYARLKFGIGNEFSKGKQVDFVLGKFEGGDLAELPLFMDKAIEMIHGFCSIGINRTMSQYND, encoded by the coding sequence ATGAAATATCTAATCGTTGGTCTGGGTAATATCGGACCAGAATATGAACTCACACGCCATAATATTGGTTTTTTGACATTGGACCGATTAGCGGACAGTAAAAATGTAGCATTCCAGACAGACCGTCTGGCATTCAAAACTGAGTACAAATTCAAAGGGAGACACATTCACCTGATTAAGCCGACCACCTATATGAACCTGAGTGGGAAAGCAGTACGCCATTGGATGAATGAACTCAAGATCCCCAAGGAAAATGTATTGGTGATCGTGGACGACCTTGCCCTGCCTTTCGGCAAATTGCGTATGCGGGCCAAAGGCTCTGCCGCAGGACATAACGGCCTGAAAAATATCGAAGAACTCACTGGCGGACAAAATTACGCAAGGCTGAAATTCGGTATCGGAAATGAATTCTCCAAAGGCAAGCAAGTCGACTTTGTATTGGGGAAATTTGAAGGAGGCGATCTCGCAGAACTCCCCCTTTTCATGGATAAAGCCATTGAGATGATTCACGGATTCTGTAGCATCGGAATTAACCGAACCATGAGTCAGTATAATGACTAA
- a CDS encoding 50S ribosomal protein L25/general stress protein Ctc → MQTIEVVGFKRANLGKKDAKDLRLEGNVPAVLYGGEEQVHFYAPAYLFRDLVYTPNVYFVKLNIEGTEYKAVLQDTQFHPVSENLLHADFLLVNDDKPMKMELPVVFEGSSPGVAVGGRLVTKLRKIKVKALPNALPDNIKVDISTLELGKSVKVGEVPVEGLEILNNPTISIATVEIPRALRSKQSAGEDGSEEA, encoded by the coding sequence ATGCAAACTATTGAGGTTGTAGGGTTTAAAAGAGCGAACCTTGGTAAAAAGGATGCTAAAGATTTACGTTTAGAAGGTAATGTTCCTGCTGTACTTTACGGTGGTGAAGAGCAAGTACACTTCTACGCTCCAGCATACTTGTTCCGCGACTTGGTATACACTCCAAACGTATACTTCGTAAAATTGAACATTGAAGGAACTGAATACAAAGCGGTATTGCAAGACACGCAATTCCACCCAGTATCAGAAAATTTGTTGCATGCTGATTTCTTGTTGGTGAACGACGATAAGCCAATGAAAATGGAATTGCCTGTAGTTTTCGAAGGAAGCTCTCCAGGTGTTGCAGTTGGTGGTCGTTTGGTTACGAAATTGCGTAAAATCAAAGTTAAAGCTTTGCCTAACGCTTTGCCTGATAACATCAAAGTTGATATTTCTACTTTGGAATTGGGTAAATCAGTTAAAGTTGGTGAAGTACCTGTAGAAGGACTTGAAATTTTGAACAACCCAACTATTTCTATCGCTACAGTTGAGATTCCTCGTGCATTGCGTTCGAAGCAATCTGCTGGCGAAGATGGTTCAGAAGAAGCATAA